CACTGCCAACGTCCAAGCTCCCCCCTGATCGTAACGGCTGGCGAAGACCTCACCCTCGCCCGATGTGACCTCCCACCCCGCCCTTTGGAGCAGTTGGGCCATTGCTTCGAGATCCACCGCTTCTACTCCTCACGGCACGATCTCGATTTGTGAAGGGTCATCCACGATGATCTCCGGCCAATCCCGATACTTTTTGACCAGACCAGTGACTCGAATCGTCTTGCCCTTGTAGTAACGATCTGGGCGGTCTGGCCACTTGTCCCAATCTTCTGGGAAGATGACCACCTTAAAATTACGGTCTCGATTCTGATCCCCCATCAGCCAGATCACACGAGGGCTGCGGTAAATCGTCGTCACCGTGAGCTGAATGGTCACCCGTTGGCCGTAGTATTGCTCCGCCTGCGTGTGGTCCACATAGCCGGCCGTGGGTGTGGGAACTCGCTCGACAGCTTGGGGCCGAGCTTGGTCCCAGTCTGCCTGGAACTGCTGTGATAGCGCCTGAACGATGTAGGGCTCATCCACCAGGATGCTCAGCTCGCGGTTGAAGTCCAACGAATTGGTGGTCAGGTTGATAGACCCTACTAATGCCTGTCTTCCATCTACTATGAGAGCTTTTGCATGGATATATGGGCTGTCTAGATAACGGACCTCGGCACCAGCCTGGCGGATTCGCTCGCGGCCTGGCTCGTCGGTATCCTCTTCGAGCGGGAGATGAGGCGAGCCAAGATAGCGAACGCGTACGCCTCGCTGTGCTGCGGCGATTAGGTGGTCGATGACCTCTTCGTCCTCCAAGTTCTGGTGCTCGAGGTCCAGGCTCATCTGCGCGCTGTCAATTAATTGCAGCAGAACCTCGCGGGCGCGATCCGGTGCCCAGACCAATCGCGGGTTGGCGTGCTGAACAGGCTGGCGGGCCCAATCCGCCTCGAAGGTTGCAATGATCTCGGCCACGTCCTCAGGCCGCGCAGTACGGATAAGGTACTCTCGGTTGGCGGTAAAAGATGAAACGGTGAAGTTGGCCGTCATCACCAACGCATATGCCTCGTCCACCACGAGCGTTTTCTGGTGCAGATAGCGGATGGTGCGCGGGTCCCATTGCACCTGAACTCCTGCCGCCTTGAGTTCGGCCGCCACCTGCGCAGTCTGCGCCCCACCGCCAAAGGGGTTCATCTCCAATAAAACGCGAACATCCACGCCGCGGGCTGCCGCGCCTTTGAGCGCCTGGATGATCTCCTGGTCCGTGATCAGATACATGGCCAAGCGCAACACTCGGCGAGCCTCGGCGATGGCGAACAGGACAGGGGCACGCCCATCCTCCGGCTGGATGAATAACTCGTAAGGTGGAGGGGCTGGCGTCGCATCGGGGGTTGCCGTAGCAGTAGGGAGCGGAGTAGGCGTCGGCGAGGGCACCGGAGACGCCAGGCGACAGCTGGCCAGAAGCCAGAGCAGGGCCAACAGAAAGCCAATCCAATGGCGACGGTTCATGCGCGTTGCCCTTTTAACAGGAACTCCTTCAGAGAAGACAAAGTTTTATCGCTTCTCGCCGCTCATCTCCGCGCCGGTGCCATTCGGTTGGATGAACATAGCCTGGAAGGCCCGGAACAGCTCGATGGGTACCGGGAAGATGATGGTCGAGTTCTTCTCAGTGGCGATCTCAGTCAACGTCTGCAGATAGCGCAACTGAATAGCGGCCGGCTCGCGGGCGATGACTTGGGCAGCCTCAGCTAACTGCTGCGATGCCTGGTACTCGCCTTCGGCGTGGATGATCTTGGCCCGCTTCTCGCGCTCGGCCTCGGCCTGGCGGGCCATGGCGCGCTGCATCGTCTGCGGCAGCTCCACGTCCTTAACCTCGACGATGCTCACCTTGACACCCCAGGGTTCTGTGGCCTCATCAATGATTTGCTGAAGCTTTTGGTTGATCCGTTCTCGGTGTGCAAGCAGCTCGTCCAGTTCTGACTGTCCCAGCACGTTACGCAAGGTTGTCTGGGCGATGTTCCAGGTGGCCCGGCGATAGTCCTCTACGTTCACGACAGCTGCTGCCGGATCCACCACGCGAAAGTACACCACCGCGTTAACCTTGACGGTGACGTTGTCCCGCGTGATCGCCTCCTGCGAGGGCACATCCAGCGTGACCACGCGCAGGTCTACCTTGACCATGCGATCCACAATGGGGATGATGAAGAACAGCCCCGGCCCCTTGGCGCCCACCAGTCGTCCCAAGCGAAAGATCACCCCCCGCTCGTACTCCTGCACGATCTTGACGGCTGAGCCAAGGATTGCCAGCAAGATGATGAGGAATAAGCCGAAGGTGGAAAACAGACCTAGCAACGCTTCCATTTTTGACTTGCCTCCTTACTTCGCTTTTTCGTGCACTAAATCATCGCTATCCTGACGATTCCCAATTATACCGGACTACTAAGCCAATGCAACTCTAAAGATGGAGAGCAGATCAAAGGCTGGTGAAAAGTTTTTCCGGATAGGGTAAGCCCCTCTGGGCCCTCCCTGCTTCTTTCATCACGCTAGATACAGCGATGTCATTATTTCCTTTCCTGTGATAAAATTCATTCATACCATTCGCGAGAAGGAGAAAAGGGCAACGGCAAATGAGCTCATTAACAGAGCGGGTAAAGGCGAAGGCACGCGCGCTGGGATTTGACCTGGTGGGCATTGCGGCAGCCGGGCCGGCTCCTCACGCCGAGGCCTTGGCCGCATGGCTGTCACATAACTATCACGGCGAGATGACCTACATGGCCCGCAACGTGGAATTGCGTCAGGATCCACGACGGCTCATGCCCGAGGTGCGCTCGATCATCGTCCTAGGCGTTCGCTACTCCGCCCCGTATCTACCCGCCGCGGTCCATGCCGATCCCTCACGCGGCCGCATTGCTGCCTACGCCTGGGGGCCAGATTACCATGGGGAGATCAAACCACGCCTCTTTGCATTAGACGCCTTCATCCGAGAGGAAACGGGGCGTACCACCCTCGCCCGTTGCTATGTGGACACCGGCCCGGTGCTCGAGCGTGACTGGGCGATGCTCGCCGGCTTGGGTTTCATTGGGCGAAATACTTGCCTAATCCACCCCAAGCTGGGGTCGTGGCTGTTCCTTGCTGTGATGCTGGTGCCTGAGGAGCTCAACCCAGATCCATCTCCCGAGCCATTCCTTCTACCCACCGGGCAGCCAGCTTGGCATCTGGGCGATGGACGGATCGGCACTTGTGGCCAGTGCATCCGTTGCCTGAAAGCCTGCCCTACCCAGGCCTTCATAGATGTGTACGAGCTTGACGCCCGTCGTTGCATCTCCTATCTAACCATTGAACTACGTGGGCCTATCCCCCGCGAGATGCGCCCGCTGATGCAGAATTGGATCTTCGGCTGCGACATCTGTCAGTCCGTCTGCCCATGGTCGGGTTCGCGCACCCTTTCCACTCCATCTGCCTCGGAGCTTGAGCAATGGACACCGCCGTTGTTGGAGCTTTTGGCATTAGACGAGACGGGCTTTCGCCAACGGTTTCGCGGCACCGCAATCCAGCGCGCCAAGCGTAGAGGGCTTTTACGCAACGTGTGCGTCGCCATCGGCAACTGGGGAAGCCCCACAGCGATTCCGGCGCTGGCTCGCGCGCTATACGATCCCGAACCGCTGATCCGCGGTCACGCAGCCTGGGCGTTAGGCCGTATTGGAGGGACGATCCCACGCGCGTGTTTGCAAGAGGCGCTCAGCCGAGAGCATGATCCGTTCGTGATCGAGGAAGTAAGGCTGGCCCTTCATGAAATCTCTTCAGCATAATCCTTGCAGTTATGGTAAACCGCCCCTCGCAGGGGCACTTCTATCAGGCTAGCGGGCTGGGGGCCTGCACACCTCAGAAGATAATTCGGCGGTCAAGCCAATCAATGCTTGCCAGATGAGGATAGAATTGCCAGCTGTCTCCCGATCAGTTCATCCGGTAACTGAATAGCTAAAGCGAAGCGTCCTCGGACATCGATGGCTTACGCGCCAGCGCCACGTAACGGTCGACGCCATCCAGAATGAAAAAGGGCTCTAGGCCAGCGTTGCGCAGCAATTCCGCCATTAGTGTAGGATCGGGTACCCGATCCTCCGCGACAACACCACCTGTGTCACGATGCAAGCTGTTGATGAACTGCCGGCTGTTGCCGTGGCACACTACCAACACACCACCTGGCACCAGGCAACGTCCTAACGCTGTCAGCGCAGCTTCTTTGTCGTTAAAGTGCGGCAGCACCGCGTTGCAGATAACCCAATCAAATGTCGCCTGGCGCAGTGGGGGCCGGTGCGCATCCCCTTGCACTAAGAACACCGGATAGCCCTTGGTTGCAGCGCGGCGCAACATTTCCCGCGAGATATCCAGCCCCACGACATGCCCCTGCTCCCTAGCAGACGCAGTCAACAGCGGAAATAGAACGCCGGTCCCACAACCGACATCGAGGATCATCGCGCCAGCTAGAATACCCAGGCTTGTGACGATCTCGGCAAGGCGGCTGCGCACCTCATCCGTTTCCAACTCATCCCAGGTCGCTGCGGCTTGATCGAAGAAAGCCTGTTGATCAGAAATCGGTGCATCCATCGTCTAAGACACTTCCTCTCGACAGCGCGTACCGTTCAAGTTCCCCTTGTCTAGTCGGCATCTGATAAAACTCATACATTTCGCCGACCTTAATGCCGGCCCTTGCAAGCAACGCATGCCAGAGCGCCGCATCAAAGCTGGGCCGGATCGGCTCGATCGAATAGAGTCGACCACCGGGTATCAACACGCGCGCTGCTTCGCACACTACGGCCTCTGCATCCAGGTCGGTTGAATGGTGGTGTAGCACCCACCCGATCAGCACGGCATCGAAGGTTATATCTGCAAAGGGCAGCCACTCGCCAGTCGCAAGCGCGATCCAGGCTAAGCCAGTCTGTCGTATTAGGTGTACGCCCAGGCTACCGACCTGTCTCCTGGTACAGCTCAATATGAATACGTCAAGCCACCTGAAGGAACACGGCGGCACCAAGCATCGCGCGCTCTATTTCCGGCTTTCTAATCACTGCGGGTTTGTTTTCACACCAGCCTGATGTCGTTGATGCAGCGGGCCAGCAGATTCATTGCAGCGCGTCCACGATAGTTCGCACATTGTAGCGCATCATCTCAATGTAGGTTGGCGCGGGGCCGCTGGCGTCGGTGATCGAGTGCGTGAACAACTCGGTCACCACCTTGACACCGGCCTCCTGCGCGATCTGGCGCGCCAACCGGGGATTGCCGCCGGTCTCTAAGAAGATCGCTGGCGCGCCTGTCTCCTTGATACGCTCTATCAGTGCGGCCATCTCCTGTGCCGAGGGCGAAGCGCCAGTGCTGACGCTAGGGATCACCGTGCCGACGATCGTGAAGCCGTAACGGTCGGCGAAGTACCCGAAGGACTCGTGATTGGTCACCAGCAATCGACGCTCCGGCGGGATGGTCGCCACCTGCGCCAGGATCCATTGGTGGAGCTCGTTCAGCTCGGCGATATAGGCTGCCGCGTTAGCCACGTAGACCGCCTTGCCGGCCGGATCGGCCTGGCTCAAGCCATCACGAATGTTCTCTACATATTTGATAACCAACACCGGGTCGAGCCAGAAGTGCGGGTCCCCTTCGCGATGGTGATGTGCATACTCCTCTTCCTGCGCAGGCTCAGGCGTCGCTTCTCCGGAGTGGCCATCGCGTTCGTGTTCATGTTCATGTGCTATTTCGCTAGCGCCTGGTTCACGCATGGCAAGGCCGGCCGAGGCCGTGATGACTAGCCGTTCGCCGTCCACATTCTTCAACACCCTCTCCAGCCATCCCTCGAATCCGGCGCCATTGACGATCAGCACCTGGCTTGCGGCGATCCTGGCCACGTCCTGCGGTGTAGGTTCAAAGGCATGCGGATCTAGGCCAATCGGAATCAGTGAGGCAACCGTGAGACGGTCGCCGGCTACATTTTGCGCGATGTCGGCTAGGAAGGTCGTAACGGCCAGAACTTGAAGCCCAGGCTGGCCAGAGACAGGCGCAACTGGTGAGGGCGTGGGCACCACACAGCCCGCTAACACTGCTAGCCCTAGCGCAACGAGGAGCCCCCTCAAAATCCACAAGCGAGTCATGAGTTTTGCCTCCCAGAAATGATAACAGTTATCAATTTTTATTCGAATTTTTGCGGCTCGGCATACCCGAACCGCTATATAGAAAACTCATTCTGGATAACAAAGGCCAACCGCCACTAATCCGCTGAAAGGCGCGGCTTTGCTTTCGATGTCAGACAATCAAAACGTTCCCAGCAGAGAGGGCGTGCGCCATCAGCCGTCCTGCATCGTCTCGATCTGACAGTCGGGGCACAACCCGAACATCTCCAGCCAGTGCTCGCGCACCGAATAACCGGTCTGCGCTTCAACGGCAGCGATAACCGTTTCAATATCACAACCAGCGAACTCAGCCGCACGACGGCAACGTTGACAGATCACATGATGGCTATGCCGCTGCGCCATGCGATCCACCGTCTGCGACTCCATGTCTTCTTGCTCAATACCGGCCGAGCTGAGCACATAGGTGCTACATCCCTCATCCAGGTGCAACTTTCGCACTAGGCCCAGTTCGCTCAAGATCTCTAGCGTCCGGTAAACGGTGACCAATCCTAGGCTCGGCTGATGGATGCGCCCTAGGGCTAACAAGCGCGCGGGGGTCGCCTGGCCGCCAGCTTCACACAATGCCTCCAACACCGCGCGCCGCGCACGCGTGTTGGAATACCCAGCGCGCACAATCACTGCTAATAGATCTTCTACCGTACAGCTTCCAACCCCATATCGGTAATCTCTTTCAATTTTCACGGCGTCATTCTACCACTATTGCCTTTGGCTGTCAATTGATCGAGGGTTTGTGTACCTAGAAGGCGGCTTTCTGTGATATTCGCCTATTGAGGCTAAGATAGCACACCCATGGCGTTATTGCGAATTACAGCCCCCTCAGTACGCTTATGACAAATGTTGCTCGCGTTCGATTTCCTTAGTCGGAGAAGCTTGCCATATTCACTCGCAATATTTCGCCTTTCGCTGCGCAGCGCATCAGGGGTCACACAGGTAATAGGTCATCCGTTGCAAGCTGGCCACGGGATCAATGTTCTGAACTCGTACGCCAGGTGGCACGTTCAGCGTGATCGGGGCATAATTTAGGATGGCGCGGATGCCCGATCGCACTAGGATATCCGCAACCTCTTGCGCTGCCGAAGCCGGCACGGCGATCACGGCGATTTGCCATTCGTGCTCTCGGATCGCTTGCGGCATATCTTTGACGTCTTGCACGACTAGCTGGCCCACCGGTTGATGGATCTTGGCGGGGTCATTATCGAACACAGCCGCAATCTTGAACCCTCTACCCACGAACCCGCCGTAGTTGGCAATGGCATGTCCCAGGTTGCCCGCGCCCACCAACACGACCTCCCACACCTTGTCCACGTGCAGGATCTCGCGCAGCTTATTGCGCAGGAAAGTGATGTGATATCCTGTGCCCTGTTTTCCGAATTCCCCGAAGTGGGAAAGGTCCTTACGGATCTGAGCGGAGCTAATGCCCAAGCGATCGCCTAGCTCCTGAGAGGATGTGATCTCTCGACCCTCCGCTGCTAAGTGGTTCAACGCTTGCAGGTAAATAGGCAGCCTGCCGATGACAATATCCGGGATTTCATCCTTGGCCACGAACGCCACCTCCTTTCCGACCTGCAAAGGTCTCGTCCTAAGTTATTCTGTTTTTGAGAACACTTATCTTTTATATTAACACGATCTGAAAAGGCAGGCAACTTTACCCCGTTTGCCGTTTGCTTTGGCGCACATTTGCATGTATAATTGTTCTGTATGCCGGCTCGTCTTCGATGAGCCCCAGCAGCGGCGTGTCAAGCGCCACATAGGATGAATTCAACCGAATAGGCAGCCGTTCCAGCTTAAGGCATACATCGAATGTTAAACGATGATGCCGGGTGAAGGAGCTGTGCTGCCTATTTCTTTGCTGCGAGCAGATGATGCGATGTCGGTGCTGGCTACAGCCCTCGGGCACCTTAAGCCGCCTGGGGAGGAAGCAACCTCCTCTAAGTGAAATCTAAGTGGCACGCTAAACCAGATTCCGGGGAAAGGAGGTGACTTCTATGTTGACCCTGAGACATCCAGAGTTGGCCCGGCTTTTGCGAGCCATCATACGAGAGGGAGATCCCTGGCAAGTGGCCGGCACGGCTGGCCCTCCCTTTCCACGGGTGGTCGAAGGGATCCATCAGTTGTTGGATATCGGAGCAATTCGCTTCGATGGCCAGCAGCTTATCCTCACAGAGACGGGTCAGGCTTTGGCCCAGGACCTAGGTGTGACCGTTGTCCCGCGCGCGACCTGCACCGTATGCCAGGGCTCTGGGATCGAGTTGAGCTTTCTAGAGGACATAGGCCGGCGATATGAGCAACTGGTCAGGGATCGTCCTCGGCCGTTAGCCACCTACGATCAAGGCTATCTGACGACGGACTCGGTCATGCGGCGAGTGGCCTTGATGATTGCTCAAGGGGATGTCGAGGGGAAGGACATCGCAGTACTGGGTGACGACGACCTGGCCAGCATCGCCCTGACGTTGACCGGATTGCCTCGCTCAGTAGCAGTCGTTGAGATTGATCAACGGCTCTGCCAGTTCATCGAACAAAAGGCTCGCTCCGCAGGCCTGCCCATTACGGTATACTGTCGCAGCCTGACCGATCTTCTCCCTCAGGAACTGCTGAAGCGATTTGACGCGTTCCTGACCGATCCTACCGAGACCGAGCAGGGGCTGCTGCTGTTCCTGGAGAAGGGGTTCATGTGTCTGAAGCCCGGCGAGGGCCATGCTGGGTATTTCGGGATCACCCGAATCGAGGCCGGTATGGGCAAGTGGCATGTCTGGCAGCGCGAGCTACTCAGTCGCCATGCAATCGCCTTTACCCACGTCCTTCCTAATTTCAGCCTCTATGCTAACTGGGAGGAGCCGGAGGAACAGCCCATCCCAGATTTGCCTCCCTTTGCGCATCGCTCACCGGTCCCATGGTACCGCTCCACCTTCTGCCGGGTAGAGACGCTATCTGAGTTCCAACCGCCGTCTGATTTTACGATGGAGATCGGCCAAGAACTCTATAAGGACGAAGAGGTCTTAGATGTGGTCTGGCGCAGCCCAAATGCAGACAAAAGGCCGTTGGGCTCGGCGATGACGTCCACTCCGACGCCTTTCCCCACCAACTTGA
Above is a window of Anaerolineae bacterium DNA encoding:
- a CDS encoding phospholipase D-like domain-containing protein, producing the protein MNRRHWIGFLLALLWLLASCRLASPVPSPTPTPLPTATATPDATPAPPPYELFIQPEDGRAPVLFAIAEARRVLRLAMYLITDQEIIQALKGAAARGVDVRVLLEMNPFGGGAQTAQVAAELKAAGVQVQWDPRTIRYLHQKTLVVDEAYALVMTANFTVSSFTANREYLIRTARPEDVAEIIATFEADWARQPVQHANPRLVWAPDRAREVLLQLIDSAQMSLDLEHQNLEDEEVIDHLIAAAQRGVRVRYLGSPHLPLEEDTDEPGRERIRQAGAEVRYLDSPYIHAKALIVDGRQALVGSINLTTNSLDFNRELSILVDEPYIVQALSQQFQADWDQARPQAVERVPTPTAGYVDHTQAEQYYGQRVTIQLTVTTIYRSPRVIWLMGDQNRDRNFKVVIFPEDWDKWPDRPDRYYKGKTIRVTGLVKKYRDWPEIIVDDPSQIEIVP
- a CDS encoding slipin family protein, translated to MEALLGLFSTFGLFLIILLAILGSAVKIVQEYERGVIFRLGRLVGAKGPGLFFIIPIVDRMVKVDLRVVTLDVPSQEAITRDNVTVKVNAVVYFRVVDPAAAVVNVEDYRRATWNIAQTTLRNVLGQSELDELLAHRERINQKLQQIIDEATEPWGVKVSIVEVKDVELPQTMQRAMARQAEAEREKRAKIIHAEGEYQASQQLAEAAQVIAREPAAIQLRYLQTLTEIATEKNSTIIFPVPIELFRAFQAMFIQPNGTGAEMSGEKR
- a CDS encoding DUF1730 domain-containing protein, whose product is MSSLTERVKAKARALGFDLVGIAAAGPAPHAEALAAWLSHNYHGEMTYMARNVELRQDPRRLMPEVRSIIVLGVRYSAPYLPAAVHADPSRGRIAAYAWGPDYHGEIKPRLFALDAFIREETGRTTLARCYVDTGPVLERDWAMLAGLGFIGRNTCLIHPKLGSWLFLAVMLVPEELNPDPSPEPFLLPTGQPAWHLGDGRIGTCGQCIRCLKACPTQAFIDVYELDARRCISYLTIELRGPIPREMRPLMQNWIFGCDICQSVCPWSGSRTLSTPSASELEQWTPPLLELLALDETGFRQRFRGTAIQRAKRRGLLRNVCVAIGNWGSPTAIPALARALYDPEPLIRGHAAWALGRIGGTIPRACLQEALSREHDPFVIEEVRLALHEISSA
- a CDS encoding class I SAM-dependent methyltransferase; the encoded protein is MDAPISDQQAFFDQAAATWDELETDEVRSRLAEIVTSLGILAGAMILDVGCGTGVLFPLLTASAREQGHVVGLDISREMLRRAATKGYPVFLVQGDAHRPPLRQATFDWVICNAVLPHFNDKEAALTALGRCLVPGGVLVVCHGNSRQFINSLHRDTGGVVAEDRVPDPTLMAELLRNAGLEPFFILDGVDRYVALARKPSMSEDASL
- a CDS encoding methyltransferase domain-containing protein, giving the protein MSCTRRQVGSLGVHLIRQTGLAWIALATGEWLPFADITFDAVLIGWVLHHHSTDLDAEAVVCEAARVLIPGGRLYSIEPIRPSFDAALWHALLARAGIKVGEMYEFYQMPTRQGELERYALSRGSVLDDGCTDF
- a CDS encoding metal ABC transporter substrate-binding protein, with the protein product MTRLWILRGLLVALGLAVLAGCVVPTPSPVAPVSGQPGLQVLAVTTFLADIAQNVAGDRLTVASLIPIGLDPHAFEPTPQDVARIAASQVLIVNGAGFEGWLERVLKNVDGERLVITASAGLAMREPGASEIAHEHEHERDGHSGEATPEPAQEEEYAHHHREGDPHFWLDPVLVIKYVENIRDGLSQADPAGKAVYVANAAAYIAELNELHQWILAQVATIPPERRLLVTNHESFGYFADRYGFTIVGTVIPSVSTGASPSAQEMAALIERIKETGAPAIFLETGGNPRLARQIAQEAGVKVVTELFTHSITDASGPAPTYIEMMRYNVRTIVDALQ
- a CDS encoding transcriptional repressor, with the protein product MKIERDYRYGVGSCTVEDLLAVIVRAGYSNTRARRAVLEALCEAGGQATPARLLALGRIHQPSLGLVTVYRTLEILSELGLVRKLHLDEGCSTYVLSSAGIEQEDMESQTVDRMAQRHSHHVICQRCRRAAEFAGCDIETVIAAVEAQTGYSVREHWLEMFGLCPDCQIETMQDG
- a CDS encoding redox-sensing transcriptional repressor Rex → MAKDEIPDIVIGRLPIYLQALNHLAAEGREITSSQELGDRLGISSAQIRKDLSHFGEFGKQGTGYHITFLRNKLREILHVDKVWEVVLVGAGNLGHAIANYGGFVGRGFKIAAVFDNDPAKIHQPVGQLVVQDVKDMPQAIREHEWQIAVIAVPASAAQEVADILVRSGIRAILNYAPITLNVPPGVRVQNIDPVASLQRMTYYLCDP
- the speD gene encoding adenosylmethionine decarboxylase, which produces MLTLRHPELARLLRAIIREGDPWQVAGTAGPPFPRVVEGIHQLLDIGAIRFDGQQLILTETGQALAQDLGVTVVPRATCTVCQGSGIELSFLEDIGRRYEQLVRDRPRPLATYDQGYLTTDSVMRRVALMIAQGDVEGKDIAVLGDDDLASIALTLTGLPRSVAVVEIDQRLCQFIEQKARSAGLPITVYCRSLTDLLPQELLKRFDAFLTDPTETEQGLLLFLEKGFMCLKPGEGHAGYFGITRIEAGMGKWHVWQRELLSRHAIAFTHVLPNFSLYANWEEPEEQPIPDLPPFAHRSPVPWYRSTFCRVETLSEFQPPSDFTMEIGQELYKDEEVLDVVWRSPNADKRPLGSAMTSTPTPFPTNLTLGRHIIADFWKCRNPEPLRYLKQVLEHAVQQAGVTLLNLKTHRFVPDGFSALALLAESHISIHAWPEHAYVAVDVFTCGNADPEIVIEALKEYLQPTESTQLALERGLGPLRVTSALPQEAEGARSDSPIALRA